The following proteins are co-located in the Synchiropus splendidus isolate RoL2022-P1 chromosome 14, RoL_Sspl_1.0, whole genome shotgun sequence genome:
- the wash1 gene encoding WASH complex subunit 1 produces MVRMTQKHCLEGQVYSVPLIQSDLRREEAMHQIADALLYLETISTDIFKRVSENVEKNRRHLQSVTDRISLAQARVDKIKGSKKATKVFSSAKYPAPEKLQEYSSIFHGATDPSSNNHHRQRITNKLRPFDEKSLQEKLMYFPVCVSNKKKSEDETEEGLGSLPRNISSVSSLLLFNTTENLYKKYVFLDPLAGAVTKTHKTLETEKEQKPFDAPMSIAKREQLERQTAESYFYVPDLGQVPEIDVPSYLPDLPGIADDLSYSADLGPGFAPSGPLHNIPELPSFSDDSNVEGSPLQPNLPLPPPPPPPPPPPPPPPEPVISSTVPAGAPPPPPPPPPPPAVEPTGVSGGTSSGPVAGAPSEVVQPSDGRASLLESIRNAGGIGKAKLRNVKERKMEKKKQKEQEQAVAAASGGGDFMSDLFNKLAMRRKGISGKGPGGGGEGADAPAGAGGAFARMSDVIPPLPTPQQTATDDDDWEA; encoded by the exons ATGGTCAG GATGACGCAGAAACACTGCCTGGAGGGTCAGGTATACTCCGTGCCTCTCATCCAGTCGGACTTGAGGCGAGAGGAGGCCATGCATCAAATAGCTGACGCCTTGCTTTACCTGGAGACCATCTCTACTGATATTTTCAAAAG AGTGTCTGAGAATGTAGAGAAAAACCGCCGCCATCTCCAGAGCGTCACAGATCGGATCAGTTTGGCTCAAGCCCGAGTCGACAAGATCAAAGGCAGTAAAAAAGCCACGAAG GTTTTCTCCAGTGCCAAGTATCCTGCCCCTGAGAAACTACAGGAGTACTCATCAATCTTTCACGGCGCCACGGACCCGTCCTCAAACAACCACCATCGACAAAGAATTACAAATAAACTGCGGCCTTTTGATGAGAAGTCTCTACAG gAGAAGTTGATGTATTTCCCGGTGTGTGTGAGCAATAAGAAGAAGTCGGAAGATGAGACGGAGGAGGGGCTGGGCAGTTTGCCTCGCAATATTTCTTCTGTCAGCTCGCTGTTGCTCTTCAATACGACGGAAAATCT ATATAAGAAGTATGTGTTCCTCGATCCACTGGCAGGCGctgtgacaaaaacacacaaaactctGGAGACGGAAAAAGAGCAGAAGCCATTTGATGCTCCTATGTCAATAGCGAAGAGAGAGCAGCTGGAGAGACAG ACGGCAGAGAGCTATTTTTATGTGCCAGACTTGGGCCAGGTGCCTGAGATTGATGTGCCGTCTTACCTGCCAGACTTGCCCGGGATTGCAGATGACCTGTCTTACAGTGCAGATCTGGGTCCTGGCTTTGCTCCTTCAGGACCATTACACAACATCCCAGAGCTGCCGTCCTTTTCTGATGACAGTAATGTTGAAG GATCGCCGCTTCAACCAAACCTGCCACtacctcctccacctccgcctcctcctcctccgccaccACCTCCCCCTGAGCCAGTCATATCCTCAACCGTGCCAGCCGGAGCTCCTCCCCCACCGCCgcctccaccccctcctcccGCAGTGGAACCCACCGGGGTCTCTGGAGGAACCAGTTCAG GTCCGGTGGCCGGAGCCCCCAGCGAGGTGGTCCAACCTTCAGACGGCCGCGCCAGCCTGCTGGAGTCCATCCGCAATGCTGGAGGAATCGGCAAAGCCAAATTACGCAACGTCAAGGAGCGcaagatggagaagaagaaacagaaggaGCAGGAACAAG CGGTGGCAGCTGCGAGTGGCGGCGGAGACTTTATGTCGGATCTCTTCAATAAACTGGCCATGCGCAGGAAAG GCATTTCCGGGAAGggtccaggaggaggaggagagggcgcCGACGCTCCGGCAGGGGCCGGAGGCGCCTTCGCACGGATGTCAGACGTCATCCCGCCTCTTCCCACGCCACAACAAACTGCTACCGACGACGACGACTGGGAGGCGTGA